The Chryseobacterium geocarposphaerae genome window below encodes:
- a CDS encoding MFS transporter has product MQELSLSSKLKYIFSIPVIIAALGYFVDIYDLLLFGIVRIPSLKALGLNPDVDGTFILNCQMTGLLLGGIFWGIFGDKKGRLSVLFGSILVYSLANIACGFLPYFPKEHLVYQYAALRFIAGIGLAGELGAGITLVSESLPKNLRAIGTSVVAGFGLMGAVVAQLTVELAGGWNISYVIGGILGILLLFLRISVSESGIYKNMEHESVAKGNFLSFFTNKDRLIRYLKCIAVGLPTWYCIGILAVLANQFAPELGITDLNPGKAIMWAYVGISVGDLMSGFISHALKSRKMAIFYMLVFTIIGVGIMLFGNTNTETKYYIFCVWLGLGTGYWAMFVTLAAEQFGTNIRNTATTTVPNMVRGLVPVMIFIFDFFKKDFSVIMSAALLGVIIFGLAFYSSLTISETHGKDLEFTE; this is encoded by the coding sequence ATGCAAGAGCTTTCGTTGTCTTCAAAATTGAAGTACATTTTTTCTATTCCTGTGATCATTGCCGCTTTAGGCTATTTTGTAGATATCTATGATCTGCTTTTATTTGGAATCGTAAGAATTCCGAGTTTGAAAGCTTTAGGCTTAAATCCTGATGTTGACGGAACCTTTATTCTTAACTGTCAAATGACAGGCTTGCTTCTTGGAGGTATTTTCTGGGGAATTTTTGGAGATAAAAAAGGGAGATTATCAGTTTTATTCGGATCGATCTTAGTATATTCCTTAGCTAATATCGCCTGCGGATTTTTACCCTATTTTCCAAAAGAGCATCTGGTATATCAATATGCCGCTTTAAGGTTTATTGCAGGGATTGGGCTAGCCGGAGAGCTTGGAGCGGGAATTACATTGGTTTCTGAAAGTTTGCCAAAGAATTTAAGAGCAATCGGGACCTCAGTAGTGGCAGGGTTTGGTTTAATGGGTGCTGTTGTGGCTCAATTAACAGTGGAATTAGCCGGAGGCTGGAATATCTCTTATGTTATCGGAGGAATTTTGGGAATTCTGCTTTTATTCCTGAGAATCAGCGTTTCCGAATCCGGGATTTATAAAAATATGGAACATGAATCTGTTGCCAAAGGAAATTTTCTTTCCTTTTTCACAAATAAAGACCGCTTGATACGGTATTTGAAATGTATTGCAGTAGGGTTGCCAACTTGGTATTGTATCGGGATTTTAGCAGTTTTAGCCAATCAATTCGCTCCTGAATTAGGAATTACAGACCTGAATCCGGGAAAAGCAATTATGTGGGCTTATGTGGGGATTTCTGTCGGTGATTTGATGAGTGGTTTTATTTCCCACGCTTTAAAGTCCAGGAAAATGGCCATTTTCTATATGCTTGTCTTCACCATTATCGGGGTGGGTATTATGCTCTTCGGAAATACCAATACTGAAACAAAATATTATATTTTCTGTGTCTGGCTGGGATTAGGAACAGGATATTGGGCAATGTTTGTGACGCTGGCTGCTGAGCAATTTGGAACTAATATCAGAAATACAGCAACAACAACGGTACCCAATATGGTTAGGGGCTTGGTTCCTGTCATGATCTTTATTTTTGACTTTTTCAAGAAAGACTTTTCAGTGATTATGAGTGCTGCTCTTTTGGGAGTGATCATATTCGGGCTGGCTTTTTATTCTTCATTGACAATCTCGGAGACCCACGGTAAAGACCTGGAATTTACAGAATAA
- the ubiE gene encoding bifunctional demethylmenaquinone methyltransferase/2-methoxy-6-polyprenyl-1,4-benzoquinol methylase UbiE — protein MTKDINQVTPYNSDATKKSQVEDMFDNIAPKYDLLNRVLSLKIDVLWRNTLVKWMKNDHPQEVLDVATGTGDLAITIEKGTGSKVIGLDLSQQMLNVGVIKIKKLNLDGKISMQKGDAENLPFEDNRFDAVSVAFGVRNFENLNKGLAELRRVVKDNKSVYILEFSKVEGFLGPLYMFYFKNILPAIGRLVSKDNRAYTYLPDSVNAFPFGEKMRQILLDTGFKKVEYKKLSLGIATIYKATK, from the coding sequence TTGACAAAAGATATCAACCAAGTTACTCCCTACAATTCTGATGCTACAAAGAAGAGCCAGGTAGAGGATATGTTCGACAATATTGCTCCGAAATACGATCTTCTGAATCGTGTTTTATCTCTGAAAATTGATGTTTTATGGAGAAATACTTTAGTAAAATGGATGAAAAACGATCATCCTCAAGAAGTGCTGGATGTGGCTACAGGAACGGGAGATTTAGCAATTACCATTGAAAAAGGAACGGGTTCCAAAGTAATTGGTTTAGATTTATCGCAACAAATGTTAAATGTTGGCGTTATTAAAATAAAAAAACTTAATTTAGACGGCAAAATTTCCATGCAAAAAGGAGATGCAGAAAATTTACCCTTTGAGGACAATAGATTTGATGCTGTTTCCGTTGCATTTGGAGTAAGGAATTTTGAAAACCTTAATAAGGGGTTAGCAGAATTAAGAAGAGTAGTTAAAGATAACAAGAGTGTTTATATACTGGAGTTTTCAAAGGTTGAGGGGTTCTTAGGACCATTATATATGTTTTACTTCAAAAATATATTACCTGCCATTGGCAGACTGGTTTCAAAAGATAATAGGGCATATACATACCTTCCGGATTCTGTAAATGCTTTTCCTTTTGGGGAAAAGATGAGACAAATTCTTTTAGATACAGGATTTAAAAAAGTTGAATATAAAAAACTAAGTTTAGGTATAGCCACAATTTATAAAGCAACAAAGTAA
- a CDS encoding YeiH family protein: MKDFISNEKSKKLIFLLLAVICLTPIISSPIALLFGFILAVCIGNPFEKSLHQYIHLLLQISIVGLGFGLKLNEALEAGKSGFILTVISIVTVMVLGYFIGRAFKLERPLSYLISVGTAICGGSAIAATSPIIKPNTKQTSLALAIIFTLNSIALFVYPAIGHILSLTQEQFGLWCAVGIHDTSSVVGAASKYGNEALKIATTVKLARALWIIPVSLVTMFLFKNKESKIKIPWFIGYFILAILLNTYFPFFNRLSSGITLFAKSGLNLTLFFIGSTLSIQTLKTIGLKPLAMAVFLWSIISTGSLLFILNFD, translated from the coding sequence ATGAAAGATTTTATTTCGAATGAAAAATCTAAAAAGCTTATTTTCCTTCTATTGGCGGTAATCTGCTTAACACCCATTATTTCTTCCCCTATTGCATTACTTTTTGGTTTTATTTTAGCAGTTTGCATAGGAAATCCTTTTGAGAAAAGCTTACATCAGTATATTCATTTGCTATTACAAATTTCAATTGTAGGATTAGGTTTCGGGTTAAAACTAAATGAGGCCTTGGAAGCAGGAAAATCAGGATTCATATTGACGGTTATCAGTATTGTTACCGTTATGGTCTTAGGATATTTTATCGGAAGAGCTTTCAAACTGGAAAGACCTTTATCTTATCTTATTTCAGTAGGAACCGCAATCTGTGGCGGAAGTGCAATTGCAGCCACTTCACCGATCATTAAACCCAATACAAAGCAAACTTCCCTGGCTTTAGCCATTATTTTCACTCTGAATTCCATCGCATTATTTGTTTATCCCGCGATTGGCCATATTTTAAGCCTTACTCAGGAACAATTTGGATTATGGTGTGCAGTTGGGATTCATGATACGAGCTCTGTAGTTGGAGCAGCAAGTAAATACGGAAATGAAGCTCTGAAAATTGCGACTACTGTAAAATTAGCCCGTGCTTTATGGATTATTCCTGTTTCTTTGGTCACCATGTTTCTTTTTAAAAATAAGGAATCTAAAATTAAAATCCCATGGTTCATCGGATATTTTATTCTGGCCATTTTGCTGAATACCTACTTCCCTTTTTTTAATCGGCTAAGTTCAGGAATTACGCTATTCGCTAAATCAGGATTAAATCTGACCTTATTTTTTATAGGTTCTACCTTATCTATCCAAACTTTGAAAACAATAGGTCTGAAACCTTTGGCTATGGCCGTTTTTCTTTGGAGCATTATAAGTACAGGAAGTCTTCTTTTTATTTTGAATTTTGACTGA
- the rny gene encoding ribonuclease Y gives MTTAIIVGVICLVLGAILGMFFSRSSLNTKAKFIIDDAKKNAENLIEKANVQAESIKKEKNLQAKEKFLELKSQHDADIQAREKKMQEIEKRIKDKENKLNDELSKTGKLEKDLDKQIADYAKKTEILERKQQELDTATAKKVEILEKIANYTADEAKAELVETMRAEAKTRAQAHVQSIMEEAQMNAKNEARKIVIQTIQRIGTEQAIENSVSVFNIESDEVKGRIIGREGRNIRALEAVTGVEIIVDDTPEAILLSCFDPVRREIARLSLHRLVTDGRIHPARIEEVVEKTKKQIEEEIIEVGKRTIIDLGIHGLHPELIKIVGRMKYRSSYGQNLLQHSREVANIAATMAAELGLNVKLAKRAGLLHDIGKVPEQESELPHALLGMQWAEKYGENAEVVNAIGAHHDEVEMTSLLSPIIQVADAISGARPGARRQVLESYIQRLKDLESAALSFDGVSSAYAIQAGRELRVMVESGKVNDEVASQLSYDISEKIQNELTYPGQVKVTVIRETRAVNIAR, from the coding sequence ATGACAACAGCCATTATAGTCGGCGTTATTTGCTTAGTATTAGGGGCCATTTTAGGGATGTTTTTCTCTAGAAGCTCATTAAATACTAAGGCAAAATTTATCATAGATGATGCAAAGAAAAATGCCGAAAACCTTATAGAAAAAGCTAATGTACAAGCTGAATCCATAAAGAAAGAAAAAAACCTTCAGGCCAAAGAAAAATTCTTGGAACTGAAGTCTCAGCATGATGCTGATATTCAGGCTCGTGAAAAGAAAATGCAGGAGATTGAAAAAAGAATCAAAGACAAGGAAAACAAGCTAAATGACGAGCTGAGCAAGACAGGAAAACTTGAAAAAGATCTGGATAAGCAAATTGCTGATTATGCTAAGAAAACAGAAATTTTAGAGAGAAAACAACAGGAACTGGATACAGCAACTGCCAAAAAAGTAGAAATTCTTGAGAAAATCGCTAATTATACGGCGGATGAGGCTAAAGCAGAATTGGTGGAAACCATGAGAGCTGAAGCAAAAACTAGAGCTCAGGCACATGTTCAGAGTATCATGGAAGAAGCTCAGATGAATGCGAAAAATGAAGCCAGAAAAATCGTTATTCAGACAATTCAAAGAATTGGAACGGAGCAGGCTATCGAAAACTCTGTATCTGTTTTCAATATCGAATCTGATGAGGTAAAAGGTAGAATTATCGGTAGAGAAGGTAGAAACATCCGTGCTTTGGAAGCGGTAACAGGTGTAGAAATTATTGTAGATGATACTCCTGAGGCTATTCTTCTTTCATGTTTTGATCCGGTAAGGAGAGAGATTGCAAGATTATCACTTCACAGATTAGTTACTGACGGAAGAATCCACCCAGCAAGAATTGAAGAAGTAGTAGAGAAAACCAAGAAACAAATCGAGGAAGAGATCATAGAAGTAGGAAAGAGAACAATTATTGATTTAGGAATTCACGGATTACATCCGGAGTTGATCAAAATTGTAGGTAGAATGAAATACCGTTCTTCTTATGGACAGAACTTATTGCAGCACTCGAGAGAAGTAGCAAATATTGCTGCAACGATGGCTGCTGAATTAGGTCTAAATGTAAAATTGGCTAAAAGAGCAGGTCTGTTACACGATATTGGTAAAGTTCCGGAGCAGGAGTCTGAACTTCCTCACGCTTTATTAGGTATGCAATGGGCAGAGAAATACGGTGAAAATGCAGAAGTTGTAAATGCTATTGGAGCTCACCATGATGAGGTTGAAATGACTTCTTTATTGTCGCCGATCATTCAGGTTGCCGATGCCATTTCCGGAGCAAGACCGGGAGCAAGACGTCAGGTATTGGAATCTTATATCCAAAGATTAAAAGATCTTGAATCTGCAGCATTAAGTTTTGACGGGGTTTCATCAGCGTATGCCATTCAGGCGGGTAGAGAATTAAGAGTAATGGTGGAAAGCGGAAAGGTAAATGATGAAGTAGCTTCTCAATTATCGTATGATATTTCAGAAAAAATCCAGAATGAATTAACTTATCCCGGACAAGTAAAAGTAACAGTAATCAGAGAAACTAGAGCTGTGAATATTGCAAGATAA
- the porT gene encoding type IX secretion/gliding motility protein PorT/SprT produces the protein MNKFLLRALVLASVNIAVLANAQFFRTRNRMDKLEDFDEQKFSWGFYLNGNMLDYRIVLNPRYGTYGNQNLVTSKESTSFGAGLIAKWRLNDYLDLRMEPGLQFAQRKLMFNTQYNDQYQNGTLTNDPFVPIPLTDKDKTREVKSTLVDVPVLLELHGHRWYNSRPYVAAGVNYVVNLQSNSDSTDDNMQQVFRSTTHNFAWSAEMGIQFYFNKFKLTPAIRGTFFMNNEMVADNATTPPYWASAISTLQTRAIMFVLKFE, from the coding sequence ATGAATAAATTTTTATTAAGAGCACTGGTTTTAGCGTCAGTAAATATTGCCGTTTTGGCAAATGCACAATTCTTCAGAACCCGAAACAGAATGGATAAGTTGGAAGACTTTGATGAGCAAAAGTTCAGTTGGGGATTTTATTTGAATGGCAATATGCTGGATTACCGTATAGTACTTAATCCGAGATACGGTACCTATGGCAACCAGAATCTTGTTACCTCTAAAGAAAGTACAAGTTTTGGGGCCGGTCTTATCGCAAAATGGAGACTTAATGATTATTTAGACTTAAGAATGGAGCCGGGGTTACAATTTGCTCAAAGAAAATTAATGTTTAATACTCAGTATAATGACCAATATCAAAATGGTACATTAACGAATGATCCTTTTGTTCCTATACCACTTACAGACAAAGATAAAACAAGAGAAGTTAAATCTACTTTAGTTGATGTTCCTGTATTATTGGAACTTCACGGACACAGATGGTACAACTCCAGACCTTATGTTGCAGCAGGGGTAAATTATGTAGTAAACCTACAGTCTAATTCAGACTCTACAGATGATAATATGCAGCAGGTGTTCAGATCTACAACGCATAACTTTGCTTGGTCTGCTGAAATGGGTATTCAGTTCTACTTTAATAAATTCAAATTAACACCGGCCATCAGAGGGACCTTCTTCATGAATAATGAAATGGTTGCAGATAATGCAACAACTCCTCCATATTGGGCGTCAGCTATATCTACTTTACAAACAAGAGCGATTATGTTTGTATTGAAGTTTGAATAA
- a CDS encoding cell division protein ZapA produces MEVRRITINIAGRVYPLNVPAAEEETLRKVGKQIENMIKDFEQNFDVRDKQDALAMCALKLGTNAEVVSMNYEKNINSTNERLSKINQSLNEIGK; encoded by the coding sequence ATGGAGGTAAGAAGAATAACCATAAACATTGCAGGAAGAGTGTATCCGCTGAATGTACCCGCAGCAGAGGAAGAAACTTTGCGTAAAGTTGGGAAGCAGATAGAGAATATGATTAAAGATTTTGAACAAAATTTCGATGTAAGAGACAAACAGGATGCTTTGGCAATGTGTGCCTTAAAATTAGGAACCAATGCTGAAGTGGTGTCTATGAACTACGAAAAAAATATAAATTCTACCAACGAGAGATTAAGCAAAATTAATCAATCGCTGAATGAAATTGGAAAATAA
- a CDS encoding LysR family transcriptional regulator → MFDYRLKVFHTVASRSSFTKASEELNISQPAVTKHIQEIENQLNTKLFERKGTSIQLTQSGKILFEYAEKIRNIYRDLEFEINQVNQQHKGKLIIGASTTVAQYILPEILAKFNSYYKDIKIELITHNTEIISELLKEGKIDLGIIEGESQSNYFDYQIFKADEIVLVAKANHLLANKTLNIKDLYHLELIFREPGSGSLEFIQNRLKEKGISLDELNIVMQLGSSESIKNYLLYSNSLAFLSISTVLNELKNKQLSIIDIKNFSIERNFHFILPKGEQSVLIKLFLKFALQL, encoded by the coding sequence ATGTTTGATTACAGATTAAAAGTCTTTCACACCGTAGCTTCCCGATCAAGCTTTACAAAGGCTTCGGAAGAGCTGAATATTTCCCAGCCTGCCGTAACCAAACATATTCAAGAAATCGAAAACCAGCTGAACACCAAATTATTTGAGAGAAAAGGTACCAGTATCCAACTTACACAAAGCGGTAAAATTTTATTTGAATATGCTGAAAAAATCAGAAATATTTACCGTGATCTGGAATTTGAAATCAATCAGGTTAACCAGCAACATAAAGGGAAACTGATCATCGGAGCAAGCACTACCGTAGCTCAGTATATATTACCAGAGATTTTAGCCAAGTTCAATTCATATTATAAGGACATTAAAATTGAACTGATTACTCACAATACGGAAATTATTTCTGAACTTTTAAAAGAAGGAAAAATTGATCTGGGAATTATCGAAGGTGAATCTCAATCGAATTATTTTGATTATCAAATATTTAAAGCTGACGAAATTGTTTTGGTTGCAAAAGCAAATCATTTATTAGCGAATAAAACATTAAATATCAAAGATTTATATCATCTGGAATTGATTTTCAGGGAACCGGGTTCAGGTTCTTTAGAGTTCATTCAGAATCGCCTGAAAGAAAAAGGGATTTCTCTTGATGAATTGAATATTGTGATGCAGTTAGGAAGCAGTGAAAGTATAAAAAACTATCTTTTATATTCAAATTCCTTAGCTTTTCTGTCCATCAGTACGGTTTTAAATGAATTGAAAAACAAACAGTTGAGTATTATTGATATTAAAAACTTCAGCATTGAAAGAAATTTTCATTTTATTCTTCCTAAAGGTGAGCAATCTGTGCTAATCAAACTCTTCTTAAAATTTGCTCTTCAACTTTAA